A genome region from Lusitaniella coriacea LEGE 07157 includes the following:
- a CDS encoding Tic22 family protein codes for MKSLFHWGTTLSLTGSLAWGMLLGGSVPALALPPEQVSSSLGVTPIFFIMSGNNQLMYVSTENQERVSPRFISRQDAEAFLAKLKQDNPQLANQAQVAAIPLGELYKADLEGANQSQGVEFQYVATQQQIRAAQQVQQQFVGTPLFYATVGDDSLTIQQNGKTVIPFFFEQQGLMQMVERFRREQPAQAANVQVKVVPLEAVIETLKTSNDQALTQIVLVPSQEALEFVRSVQEQVQQQNQSNRSN; via the coding sequence ATGAAATCGCTATTTCACTGGGGTACAACGCTAAGTTTGACCGGAAGTCTCGCCTGGGGAATGTTGTTGGGAGGAAGCGTTCCCGCCTTAGCATTACCCCCGGAACAAGTGAGTTCGAGTTTGGGCGTAACCCCGATCTTTTTCATTATGTCGGGCAACAATCAATTAATGTATGTCTCGACAGAAAATCAGGAGCGCGTTTCCCCGCGCTTTATCAGTCGGCAAGACGCGGAAGCCTTTTTAGCAAAGCTCAAACAAGACAACCCTCAACTGGCAAACCAGGCGCAAGTGGCAGCAATTCCCTTGGGGGAACTTTATAAAGCCGACCTCGAAGGTGCCAATCAATCCCAAGGCGTTGAGTTCCAATACGTTGCAACTCAACAACAGATTCGGGCAGCACAACAAGTCCAACAACAATTTGTAGGTACGCCGTTGTTTTATGCCACGGTGGGCGACGATTCCCTAACCATTCAGCAGAACGGTAAAACGGTTATTCCGTTCTTCTTTGAACAACAAGGGTTAATGCAAATGGTCGAGCGATTCCGTCGGGAACAACCCGCTCAAGCGGCAAACGTACAGGTTAAGGTCGTGCCACTGGAGGCAGTGATCGAGACGCTGAAAACGAGTAATGACCAAGCATTAACACAAATTGTTCTCGTTCCTTCCCAAGAGGCATTGGAATTTGTTCGCTCTGTTCAGGAGCAGGTTCAACAGCAAAATCAATCCAATCGGTCAAATTAA
- a CDS encoding Tic22 family protein yields the protein MMKSFFRWSATLGLVGSTLLGTLLGGNLSALALSPEEIVEQLKAVPVFTIADEEGSPLVASSSEGSDAIAGAFISQRDAIAFVEKLKQENPELGNRVQVVPVSMGEIYQLNQETTSATDGLNFAYVPTQQEVTQALTLLQAQNPDLENFPGVPLFFARGAEQDGLLTIQVEGKQLVPFFFEREHLLQQVGDTQVKVEVIPLEGLIKAFEEGQNDEFFKNVMLVPSRESLQFLRSLNQEQ from the coding sequence ATGATGAAATCGTTTTTCCGTTGGAGTGCAACTCTGGGTTTAGTGGGCAGTACTTTACTCGGAACGTTACTGGGTGGAAATTTATCGGCTTTGGCATTATCCCCAGAGGAAATTGTCGAACAGTTGAAAGCCGTCCCGGTATTTACGATCGCGGATGAGGAAGGTTCTCCCCTGGTGGCATCGTCTTCGGAAGGAAGCGACGCGATCGCGGGTGCATTCATCAGTCAACGGGACGCGATCGCGTTTGTGGAAAAACTCAAGCAAGAAAATCCAGAACTCGGCAATCGGGTACAAGTGGTTCCCGTGTCGATGGGAGAAATTTACCAGCTCAACCAAGAGACAACCAGCGCAACCGATGGGTTGAATTTTGCTTACGTTCCCACACAGCAAGAAGTCACGCAAGCCTTAACATTACTGCAAGCTCAAAATCCAGACCTCGAAAACTTTCCTGGCGTTCCCCTCTTTTTCGCCAGAGGCGCAGAGCAGGATGGATTGTTAACCATTCAAGTCGAAGGCAAGCAACTCGTACCCTTCTTCTTCGAGCGAGAGCATTTGTTGCAGCAAGTGGGCGACACACAGGTCAAAGTTGAAGTGATTCCTTTAGAAGGTTTGATTAAAGCCTTTGAAGAGGGTCAAAATGATGAATTTTTCAAGAACGTGATGCTCGTTCCTTCGCGAGAGTCGTTACAATTTTTGAGATCTCTCAACCAAGAACAATAG
- a CDS encoding GNAT family N-acetyltransferase produces MGFWKSLFSTSDRLSAPVKIQQEGRGAIAAEPRIVFSVDRELDLYELEELCDAVGWSRRPLRKVRKALQHSFLVVSMWEERPARRRLIGFARATSDHAFNATIWDVVVHPQFQNKGLGKALMKYTIKKLKSEDISNITLFADPQVVEFYRRLGFLLDPEGIKGMFWYPD; encoded by the coding sequence ATGGGTTTTTGGAAAAGTTTGTTTAGCACTTCAGATCGACTTTCTGCGCCGGTAAAGATTCAGCAGGAAGGAAGAGGCGCGATCGCGGCGGAGCCTCGTATTGTTTTTAGCGTCGATCGAGAACTCGACCTTTACGAACTCGAAGAACTTTGCGATGCGGTAGGGTGGTCGCGTCGTCCGTTGCGTAAGGTCAGAAAAGCGCTGCAACACAGTTTTCTTGTCGTTTCTATGTGGGAAGAGCGTCCCGCACGACGGCGTTTGATTGGGTTTGCTCGCGCCACCTCCGACCACGCTTTTAACGCCACCATTTGGGATGTGGTGGTTCATCCCCAGTTCCAAAATAAAGGTCTGGGCAAGGCGTTGATGAAATATACAATCAAGAAACTCAAAAGTGAAGATATTAGTAATATTACGTTGTTTGCGGATCCTCAAGTGGTGGAGTTTTATCGAAGATTGGGTTTTTTGCTCGACCCAGAAGGCATCAAGGGAATGTTTTGGTATCCTGATTAA
- a CDS encoding alpha/beta fold hydrolase, producing the protein MAIIDIGGVPHAYELTPPPDTPSTPVLVFIHGWLLSRQYWQPLIQKLAPHYQCLIYDLRGFGESKPTSFSNQRGYDLAAYAEDLEQLLQGLDIHRAWLVGHSLGGSIALWGADISSHRVRGVICLNAGGGIYLKEEFERFRTMGKQLVKRRPRWLSYFPLLDLLFVRAMVARPLSRHWGRQRLIDFVGADASAALGALLDTTTEKEVHLLPQIVARLKQPVYFLAGAKDKIMEPKYVQHLASFHHLFKNGGNNVIEIPDCGHLSMVEQPEIVAEEMSSILSHHPPSPTSSQQTQKRKTRKGYNST; encoded by the coding sequence ATGGCAATTATTGATATTGGAGGAGTGCCTCATGCTTACGAACTCACGCCTCCTCCAGATACTCCTTCTACCCCTGTCTTAGTTTTTATTCACGGCTGGTTGCTGAGTCGTCAATATTGGCAGCCTCTCATCCAAAAATTAGCCCCCCACTACCAATGCCTAATTTATGACTTGCGAGGTTTTGGAGAATCTAAACCCACCTCATTTTCAAACCAACGCGGTTACGACCTAGCCGCCTACGCAGAAGACTTAGAACAACTACTGCAAGGATTAGATATTCACCGCGCTTGGCTTGTCGGTCACTCCCTCGGCGGGAGTATTGCCCTGTGGGGAGCGGATATTTCCTCCCATCGCGTTCGAGGGGTCATCTGCCTGAATGCGGGTGGGGGCATTTATCTCAAAGAAGAATTCGAGCGCTTCCGAACGATGGGAAAACAACTGGTTAAACGTCGCCCGCGCTGGCTTTCCTACTTCCCCCTTCTCGATCTCCTCTTCGTGCGCGCGATGGTCGCCCGTCCCCTATCGCGCCATTGGGGAAGACAGCGATTGATCGATTTTGTTGGTGCAGATGCCAGCGCGGCATTGGGCGCTCTACTGGATACGACCACAGAAAAGGAAGTCCATCTTCTGCCTCAAATTGTTGCCCGTCTCAAACAACCCGTCTATTTTTTGGCTGGGGCGAAGGATAAAATAATGGAACCGAAGTACGTTCAGCACTTAGCCAGTTTCCATCACTTGTTTAAGAATGGCGGGAATAACGTGATTGAAATTCCAGATTGCGGTCATCTCTCAATGGTCGAACAGCCAGAGATTGTCGCCGAAGAAATGAGTTCTATCCTCTCCCACCATCCCCCTTCCCCCACATCAAGTCAGCAGACGCAGAAACGAAAGACAAGAAAAGGCTACAATAGCACTTAG
- a CDS encoding DUF6679 family protein, producing the protein MLHRKIYQLCADGREVCVFLRDQQRWIENARIVDLEGDLVTIRYETEEEDEISSWEEMVRLESIGAVTQKLASVSRGTIELAISEDCPEAEQIHPRSPDTNGES; encoded by the coding sequence ATGCTACACCGCAAGATTTATCAACTTTGTGCAGATGGTCGTGAGGTTTGCGTTTTCTTGCGGGATCAGCAGCGCTGGATCGAAAACGCTCGCATTGTCGATCTTGAGGGAGATTTAGTCACCATTCGCTACGAAACGGAGGAAGAAGACGAAATTAGTTCTTGGGAAGAAATGGTTCGCCTAGAAAGCATCGGCGCGGTAACCCAAAAGCTTGCTTCAGTTTCTAGAGGAACCATCGAACTCGCCATCTCCGAAGACTGCCCCGAAGCAGAGCAAATTCATCCTCGTTCTCCCGATACTAATGGAGAGAGTTAA
- a CDS encoding MBL fold metallo-hydrolase, protein MNPMPTASSNRQNPLSCFPYGVGRDSEGVCLLVQMGPYRILLDCGLKDLSPFLATETPPADLVLCTHAHADHARGLLELHERFPSLPIYASEVTARLLPLNWLELEGETLSSFCRALSWRSAVEVLEGLTVELFPAGHLPGATAILLTYTKSGRAYTVLYTGDFFLSNSRLVEGLSIDPLRGLSPDVLIIEGSYGTARHPRRRQQEKQLVEKIDRAIANQMSVLLPVPPLGLGQEILMLLRSHHQFTGRDLDIWVDTEVATACDIYLDLLPALPTAVQNFAKHQPLFWDEQVLPRTRRLPSSLEEKIQLPCIILTDLTADWSPYCSPALGTWVVLLPERPQLDESSTLEKVLRCATTRLSWETYLLAEHSDGRNTIQLIHNIRPQHVIFVHGSPTYLADLTSLEELQSRYQLHSPAVGTLVELPIGDTFIQPAAPTETNYEGELNEFDTAVQITLPTTIIDDPHWRHFADTGLIEARWQGEELVLRGLSQRELLSQSSSVKFQMDVDCCRNCRHQRGQRCWNPASPLYDFKVTPEGYCPAFESAELRREE, encoded by the coding sequence ATGAATCCAATGCCTACCGCATCCTCAAATCGCCAAAACCCTCTGTCCTGTTTTCCCTACGGCGTGGGACGCGATTCTGAGGGAGTTTGCTTGTTGGTGCAAATGGGTCCCTATCGCATTCTCCTCGACTGCGGCTTAAAAGATTTGTCCCCCTTCCTCGCCACTGAAACGCCTCCGGCTGACTTGGTATTGTGTACTCACGCTCATGCGGATCATGCCAGAGGACTCTTGGAATTGCACGAGCGGTTTCCCTCGCTTCCCATTTATGCAAGCGAAGTAACGGCGCGACTGCTTCCCCTTAATTGGCTGGAATTAGAAGGAGAAACCCTCTCTTCTTTCTGTCGCGCGCTCTCGTGGCGGTCGGCTGTTGAAGTGTTGGAAGGGTTAACCGTCGAGCTATTTCCGGCAGGACACTTGCCGGGAGCAACCGCAATATTGCTCACCTACACCAAATCTGGGCGAGCTTACACGGTACTCTATACGGGGGATTTTTTTCTGTCCAATTCCCGCTTGGTAGAAGGGTTATCAATCGATCCGTTGCGGGGTTTGAGTCCGGATGTTTTGATTATTGAAGGGAGTTACGGAACTGCGCGACATCCTCGCCGACGGCAGCAGGAAAAGCAGTTGGTGGAAAAGATCGATCGCGCGATCGCGAACCAAATGTCAGTCTTACTCCCCGTTCCCCCCTTGGGATTGGGACAAGAAATTCTCATGCTCCTGCGCTCCCATCACCAATTTACAGGACGGGACTTAGATATTTGGGTGGATACAGAAGTTGCCACAGCTTGCGATATCTATTTAGACCTCTTACCCGCTCTTCCCACCGCAGTACAAAACTTCGCCAAACATCAACCCCTCTTTTGGGACGAACAAGTTCTTCCGCGCACCCGCCGCCTCCCCTCTTCACTAGAAGAAAAGATTCAATTGCCCTGCATTATTCTGACCGATTTGACGGCGGATTGGAGTCCCTATTGCTCCCCCGCCCTGGGAACTTGGGTTGTCTTATTGCCCGAACGTCCCCAACTAGACGAAAGCTCAACCCTAGAAAAAGTTCTAAGATGCGCCACAACCCGTTTGAGCTGGGAAACCTATCTGCTCGCAGAACACAGCGACGGACGCAACACGATCCAACTGATCCATAATATTCGCCCCCAACACGTCATTTTCGTCCACGGTTCGCCTACTTACTTAGCTGATTTGACCAGTCTAGAGGAGTTACAAAGTCGCTACCAACTGCACTCCCCAGCAGTGGGAACCTTAGTAGAACTTCCCATTGGCGACACTTTCATTCAACCGGCTGCTCCCACAGAAACGAACTATGAAGGAGAACTGAATGAATTCGATACTGCCGTACAAATTACACTCCCCACAACCATCATTGACGATCCCCACTGGCGACACTTTGCCGATACGGGGTTAATCGAAGCGCGCTGGCAAGGAGAAGAATTGGTTTTGCGCGGTTTATCCCAGAGAGAACTCTTGAGTCAAAGTAGCAGCGTCAAGTTTCAGATGGATGTGGACTGTTGCCGGAACTGCCGCCACCAACGGGGACAGCGCTGCTGGAACCCCGCTTCTCCCCTCTACGATTTTAAAGTGACACCGGAGGGGTATTGCCCTGCTTTTGAGTCTGCGGAATTGAGGAGGGAAGAGTAG
- a CDS encoding cation:proton antiporter — MDGSFTLTLQIVITTLAGISAQVLAELIKVPSIVFLLLFGILLGSDGLNILHPHELGVGLEVLVSLAVAIILFEGGLNLELRDLGRVSGSLRNLVTIGTLLTLLGGGMAAHWLSEFPWSIAFLYAALVVVTGPTVISPLLKQVEVDRQVATLLEGEGVLIDPVGAILAVVVLDTILNSDAFPLEIVSGLGLRLGIGAAIGALGGWLLGLTLKKASFLSEELKGLVVLAGVWGLFGLAQTIRSESGLMATVVSGIVLRASSIPEERMLRRFKGQLTVLGVSVLFILLAADLSIASIFALGWGSVLTVLVLMLVIRPISVLLCTWNSTMNWRQKLFIAWVAPKGIVSASVASLFAFLLTQQGINGGEAIKALVFLTIMMTVFIQGLSARWVAQWLKITSSEATGAVIVGCNELGRLMGRLFQEEGESVVAIDTDPEACQKAREDNLRVFESSGLDHDVLEEAGLESIGTFLALTSNGEVNLVLSQRAVEEFNPPRVLAIFPQNPKTNLTASKTNKAKVNPAFITQLPIKQWNQYLKDGQVKLGRTLLKVEGLSFQIAHLQALIRSGELVPLLVRRKDRLTVVKAGEEWQAEDEISYLLHDPRPQLLKRLSGGTQASRLALEKLPEVEEIPIASNVAESTVEQMTQSIQ, encoded by the coding sequence ATGGACGGATCGTTTACACTGACCCTGCAAATTGTGATTACAACCCTTGCAGGCATCAGCGCTCAAGTTTTAGCCGAATTGATTAAAGTCCCAAGCATTGTCTTTTTATTGCTTTTTGGGATTCTACTCGGTTCCGATGGCTTAAACATTCTCCATCCCCACGAACTGGGCGTTGGACTCGAAGTTTTGGTATCCCTTGCCGTCGCCATCATCTTATTTGAAGGAGGCTTGAACCTAGAGTTGCGAGATTTGGGACGGGTGTCAGGAAGCTTGCGCAACCTAGTCACCATCGGCACCCTCCTGACTCTGCTCGGCGGTGGGATGGCCGCTCACTGGCTCAGTGAGTTCCCCTGGTCGATTGCCTTTCTCTACGCCGCCCTCGTCGTTGTCACCGGTCCCACTGTTATTAGTCCTCTACTCAAACAAGTAGAAGTCGATCGTCAAGTGGCAACCTTGCTCGAAGGAGAAGGCGTTCTCATCGATCCCGTGGGCGCAATCCTTGCTGTCGTCGTCTTAGACACGATTCTTAATAGCGATGCCTTTCCCCTCGAAATTGTTAGCGGTCTGGGATTGCGCTTGGGGATCGGCGCTGCCATCGGTGCGCTGGGAGGCTGGTTGCTCGGCTTAACGCTCAAAAAAGCCAGCTTTCTCTCTGAAGAACTCAAAGGTCTGGTGGTTCTCGCCGGAGTTTGGGGATTATTCGGTTTAGCCCAAACCATCCGCAGCGAATCCGGGTTAATGGCAACCGTCGTTTCAGGTATCGTCCTCAGAGCCTCTTCCATTCCCGAAGAACGAATGCTGAGGCGATTTAAAGGTCAATTGACAGTTTTGGGCGTTTCTGTCCTATTCATCCTCCTAGCCGCCGATCTATCGATCGCGAGTATTTTTGCTTTGGGCTGGGGAAGCGTCCTCACCGTTCTGGTGCTAATGCTCGTCATTCGACCGATCAGCGTTCTCCTGTGTACCTGGAACAGTACGATGAACTGGCGGCAGAAGCTCTTTATTGCTTGGGTTGCCCCCAAAGGAATTGTCTCTGCTTCGGTTGCGTCCTTATTTGCCTTCCTGCTCACCCAACAGGGCATCAACGGGGGAGAAGCCATTAAAGCCTTGGTGTTTCTCACGATTATGATGACTGTTTTCATCCAGGGTCTTTCCGCGCGCTGGGTCGCTCAATGGCTGAAAATCACCTCCTCCGAGGCAACAGGCGCAGTGATTGTGGGATGTAACGAACTCGGTCGGCTCATGGGTCGCTTGTTCCAAGAAGAAGGCGAATCGGTCGTCGCGATCGATACAGACCCAGAAGCTTGTCAAAAAGCAAGAGAAGACAACCTGCGGGTTTTTGAAAGTAGCGGTTTAGATCACGATGTCTTAGAAGAGGCAGGTCTTGAATCGATTGGAACGTTCCTCGCTCTCACCAGTAATGGAGAAGTGAATCTGGTTTTATCCCAGCGTGCTGTCGAGGAATTTAATCCCCCGCGAGTTTTAGCGATTTTCCCGCAAAATCCCAAAACCAATCTAACAGCCAGTAAAACCAATAAGGCCAAAGTCAATCCAGCATTTATCACCCAACTTCCCATCAAACAGTGGAATCAGTATCTCAAAGACGGGCAAGTCAAGTTGGGGCGAACGCTCCTGAAAGTGGAAGGATTATCCTTTCAAATTGCACATCTCCAAGCACTGATTCGCTCCGGGGAACTCGTACCGCTATTAGTACGGCGTAAGGATCGCTTGACGGTTGTTAAAGCAGGGGAAGAATGGCAAGCAGAAGATGAAATCAGCTATCTTCTCCACGACCCCAGACCCCAACTGCTCAAACGCCTTTCAGGTGGAACTCAAGCATCTCGCCTTGCCCTAGAAAAGTTGCCAGAGGTGGAAGAAATTCCGATCGCGTCCAATGTGGCAGAATCGACAGTGGAGCAAATGACCCAATCCATTCAATAA
- a CDS encoding glycosyltransferase family 39 protein has product MNRQLFAWDRLKSKISRGSDWLESLQILGVLSAALILFCTNLGEVPLLGAILAALSTLLLYWVGRELFPRRDPALFSALIYLTCWPILCAGRVAGSAGAMLCCLLLAMLFALRARRDLRWSLGAGLAMSALGCVGAIQGVLLGAIALLFLAWDTPRLLRSWFFWLGGLLGVAPAIAWYGVRGVYWNEPWTVLMGLEGARSDVFSGLWLLALCLYALPWLPIFTGGLQLAQENWNWSWAKLVWLWSGCYLFCLFLFAHWLTLSILPIYPPLALAGGAVLAEVYSAPRDRPYPRFWALSFMATAILATGACLYWSFQDFALGIFFAAIALTLGVTALSIERQDSQFIISIFWGLYVSLLLFVNSPHWLWIFEIIPMKSLFLS; this is encoded by the coding sequence ATGAATCGTCAACTTTTTGCGTGGGATCGTTTGAAGTCTAAAATTTCTAGGGGTTCTGATTGGTTGGAATCCCTACAGATTTTGGGTGTGTTGAGTGCGGCATTAATCCTTTTTTGCACGAATTTGGGAGAGGTGCCTCTGTTGGGGGCAATACTGGCAGCACTTTCAACTTTGTTGTTGTATTGGGTGGGTCGAGAGTTATTTCCTCGTCGAGATCCGGCTCTTTTTTCGGCGTTGATTTATTTAACCTGTTGGCCGATTTTGTGCGCGGGACGCGTGGCGGGTTCTGCGGGTGCAATGCTGTGCTGTCTGTTGCTTGCGATGTTGTTTGCGCTGCGAGCGCGCCGAGATTTGCGCTGGAGTTTGGGGGCGGGGTTGGCAATGAGCGCCCTAGGCTGTGTGGGAGCGATACAGGGAGTTTTGCTGGGCGCGATCGCGCTGTTATTTTTGGCTTGGGATACGCCGAGGTTGTTGCGATCTTGGTTTTTTTGGCTGGGAGGGCTGTTGGGGGTGGCTCCCGCGATCGCGTGGTATGGGGTTCGCGGCGTGTATTGGAACGAGCCTTGGACTGTCCTGATGGGCTTGGAGGGGGCGCGATCGGATGTTTTCTCCGGGCTATGGCTTTTAGCCCTTTGCCTCTATGCTTTGCCCTGGTTGCCCATTTTTACCGGAGGGCTGCAATTGGCTCAGGAGAATTGGAATTGGAGTTGGGCGAAGTTGGTTTGGCTTTGGAGCGGATGCTATCTCTTCTGTCTGTTCTTGTTCGCTCATTGGTTGACCCTCTCGATTTTGCCCATTTATCCGCCCCTCGCTCTCGCAGGGGGAGCCGTACTGGCTGAGGTTTATTCTGCTCCGCGCGATCGCCCCTACCCTCGTTTCTGGGCGCTCTCTTTCATGGCGACGGCGATCTTGGCGACGGGTGCTTGTCTTTATTGGAGCTTTCAGGATTTTGCTTTGGGAATTTTCTTTGCTGCTATTGCCCTGACTTTAGGCGTAACTGCCCTATCAATCGAACGACAGGATAGCCAATTTATTATCTCGATTTTTTGGGGACTTTATGTATCGCTATTATTATTTGTCAATTCTCCCCATTGGCTTTGGATTTTTGAAATTATTCCCATGAAAAGTCTGTTCTTGAGTTGA
- a CDS encoding AbrB family transcriptional regulator — translation MNKKKKSDPVPLTGEELSKKVKELGNLSKEEKARECGYYTVTKNGIERVNMMKFLNALIDAEGIELDSTANGQGRGGRSASFRISVQSNGNLLIGSAYTKKMGLEPGDEFEITLGRKHIHLKQVDREGDEEE, via the coding sequence ATGAATAAAAAGAAGAAGTCAGATCCCGTCCCCTTAACGGGGGAAGAACTCAGTAAGAAAGTCAAAGAGCTGGGCAACCTGAGCAAAGAAGAAAAAGCAAGAGAGTGTGGTTACTATACCGTCACAAAAAACGGAATAGAGCGAGTCAATATGATGAAATTCCTCAATGCACTGATCGATGCAGAGGGGATCGAGTTAGATAGCACTGCTAACGGACAAGGACGAGGAGGACGTTCTGCCAGCTTTCGCATCAGCGTACAATCGAATGGTAATCTACTCATTGGTTCGGCCTACACGAAAAAAATGGGCTTAGAGCCGGGAGATGAATTTGAAATTACCTTGGGACGCAAACACATTCACCTCAAACAAGTTGATAGAGAGGGAGACGAAGAAGAATAA
- a CDS encoding Rrf2 family transcriptional regulator, whose amino-acid sequence MKLTHRGHYSVKALLDLSLQANYGPTSVAAIASRQNLPAPYLEKLLIEMRRAGLVRSVRGARGGYQLACEPAQISLGQILAAVGETLEPLKRHRPDATQAEDWVTFSLWQRLHQKLKESLYSITLADLYYDARSWQAAQGEDTNFVV is encoded by the coding sequence ATGAAGTTAACTCATCGCGGTCACTACAGCGTTAAAGCATTGCTAGATTTAAGTTTACAGGCGAATTACGGCCCAACTTCTGTTGCCGCGATCGCGTCTCGCCAAAATTTACCCGCACCTTACTTAGAAAAACTTTTAATTGAAATGCGTCGCGCGGGATTAGTTCGTTCGGTACGCGGCGCGCGTGGAGGATATCAACTGGCTTGCGAACCCGCTCAAATTTCCCTCGGACAGATCCTTGCGGCGGTTGGAGAAACCCTAGAACCCTTGAAGCGCCATCGCCCCGATGCGACTCAAGCAGAAGATTGGGTTACCTTTAGTTTGTGGCAGAGATTGCATCAAAAACTCAAAGAATCTCTCTATAGTATTACTCTTGCGGATCTTTATTACGATGCTCGAAGTTGGCAAGCCGCTCAAGGAGAAGATACCAATTTTGTGGTTTAG
- the lspA gene encoding signal peptidase II: MNVKNPWFWTLALIGLILDRTSKSWAADHFTAQGDTIPLLPNIFHLTYALNTGAAFSLFSGGVDWLRWLSIGVSLALIVFALVKRLLLIEQLGYGLVFAGAAGNGFCRFAYGHVVDFLDFRWINFPVFNLADVFICIGIILLLGDSFRPSRSLHDPQS, encoded by the coding sequence ATTAATGTGAAAAATCCTTGGTTTTGGACTCTTGCCCTCATCGGGTTAATTTTAGATCGGACGAGTAAATCTTGGGCAGCCGATCATTTCACCGCTCAGGGGGACACAATTCCTCTTCTTCCCAACATCTTCCACCTCACCTATGCCCTCAACACTGGCGCGGCATTTAGTCTATTCTCTGGAGGCGTTGATTGGTTGCGCTGGTTATCTATTGGCGTTAGTTTGGCGCTGATTGTCTTTGCACTCGTCAAACGATTGCTGCTTATCGAACAACTCGGCTACGGTTTGGTTTTTGCCGGTGCAGCCGGAAACGGATTTTGCCGATTTGCCTACGGTCATGTAGTAGATTTTTTGGACTTTCGCTGGATTAACTTTCCCGTTTTTAATTTAGCCGATGTTTTTATTTGTATTGGGATTATTTTGCTCTTAGGGGATAGCTTTCGTCCCAGTCGTAGTTTGCACGATCCCCAATCGTAA